The nucleotide sequence CCTTCGAGTGTTGAACTGCCTTCCTTCACAGAATAGATGGGTAATTACAGCTCCAAGATCACCTATGAAATTGATTAAGCGTATAAAATTTACTGAATGGTTGAGGAATCACATTATTAACAAGTAATTATCGTTACTTTATCGCTTATCATAAAGAGAATGAACATCGCGAGAGACAGTAAGAGCGAAACAGCCCGAAACCGAATCCGAACGAAACATCTAAGTATGAAGCGTCCCGAATACGAAACATTCCCGGAATGAACCATCTTATATAGGCCAAGGCAAACTGTgtttcattccaccattccttcCAGCTATGTTCTATTCCTTAGGGGAACCCcggcctcctgcaccttcctgatGGCTATTCTTTCGCTAACCCTCACCATACGTCATACACTACCACAACGTAAGTCTACACTACGACAACACAGGCTAAAATATAGGCTTTGCGGTACGTACCGCATGAAAATTAATGGCTTGAGAATCAAACTGTTCCCAGAACTGACATGGGTTTTTAcatacgatcacacacacacacacacacacacacacacattcatcctaTCATCTACTTGTGAATCATAACAAGATCAGAGGTGTTTTTCCCTTGGAAAGTAAGAACGAAAGAATCTAGTCATATGTTTGATGTCCTGGGGATTGCAACATTGCTAAAAGAGATTTTGTTATCCTTAAAATTGTTGATTGCAAGAAGATCGAGCCTTTGTTTCCTATAAGCTTTAAAATCATCGGTGGGATAAAGATAAAATGACACACTTGCTTCGAGGATTCGGATCCTATTGAAATTTCTCAACGCGTTGCAGTCATTAGAAACAATTAATTTCTCACCAGGTGATGATTTCAACCCTATAAAGTAACGGTAAGTTTAATCTTAATTCTTCCAATCAAGCTATGTCTATGAAAACAGTGAAATCTCTTGTTTCAGTATATAAGTGGAGCTTTGTTTTTCTTAAAGAGGTAAGAGGCTCGCTTGACCATAACACATTTCCATGGCAACGGTCTCGGCGTCTCTCCCCAGTAGTTGTTAAGCCTTAGTCGTGTGTAGGTGTTGCGTCCTGTTCTCCCGTAATTACGTGAGTAATATAGTGTATACATTACATAGGTGTTTCTTAGTTATAGTTCACTCTGTGCAAAATAGCTGTCAATGGTTGTAGACATTAGATATGTCGGTCGTAACCAGTGCTCTGAGTATGACGATACACAAACTCTTGTATCATAGCCTAGCCTACGACCCAACTTTTGGTGgacaaggaattttttttttctattccgaATTATAATTTACAACAGAAAATGTTCTTGATCAGAATAACAACATTGTTAGTCTTGTCATACATAGTGTAATGTGTAACAAATACGATGTTTACCTCTTATTATGAAAATGGTAAAGCAATACGAATATCTTGAAGCATACAGTTGCTAAACTTTGTGAAATaagactgaaaaaagaaaagtttcacGGCTCGCCGTCTTTGCTCGCGGCCTGGGGTTGGGTGCGGTGGGGGCATAGAGCTTCCAGAGGGACCAACTTCACACCCCCTGTAGTGTCCATCTTTAGCTGTGGGCATGAGTGGACCGAAAAACACTACTTTGTCTATGAATGCCAACAGTGGGAAGGGAAGTGAGGAATGGAACGAGGAGAGAATATCACTGATTGTACCATCAGCATAAAGTGTatcggtgtttgtgtgtgtgtaaacggcCCTCGAAGCCTCGATTGCCCGCTTCACTGAAGCTTCGGACACGATCAGCGATTCGCTTCGGGGCTTCGGTCCAATGTGTCGAACATAGGTGATTCACAGCAAATGgttcaaatcaaatcaaatcaaattaGAAGTCTGTTTACATGATCTTTAGCTTacgtacacgtgtatgtatatgtatgtatgtgggatgTATGTATGaggtaagtatatatgtgtatgtttatgtatatctttctgtctgtgtatccTGTAGGAGGCGAGGATCCGTCggcagggatggaggagggaagagccaCGGCGGCGAAGGCGATGTCGGAGAAGGACGCTGTGTTGCAGGACCAGCGGGCGCCCCCGGAGGAGGTGGCCGCCCCTCGACAGGTGGTAACCTTCACGGGACTcgtccctcacacttaccacgaCGACGTCAAACCCGGCAGCCACCCCTACAGGTGAGGCgccgaaggaggaggaaaaacacGAGAACTCTTTTAGCACATAGGGACGTACGtctcctgaccgctgtgaccacccCTGGGTAGGGCTGGCGTAACCTTTGACCCGGACCCttgaagagtcaggtcaaaggacgcACCAACCGTCACTTACATAAGCCAGGTACTTCAGCaacctaccatcctctccctccctcaccttcgaaCCTGTTCTCACTGCCGCGGTGACATTCATCCGGCACTGCCAGGCTACTACGGTGAAGGCCACACAGGCCGGCGCGCCACTCATCATAGTTCAGCGTCTGACATTTAGTAACATCGCCCCTGTGGCTGTAGGATGACCTGACGTCCCACAGGGCCTCATGGATGAGGTGAGGAGGTCCTCATTGGCCTCCTAACCTCACAGGAAATGTGTGTAACGTTAAtcttgagtctgtctgtctgtctctccttcagCGCGGTGGATGTGACTGGTCAGCGGGAGGGGCTGGTGAGGGCAGTGTCCCCGCTGCAGACGGTGGAGGAGGCGCGGGCGGGGGAGTTCACGCCCTTGCGCTGGAGGGACCACCACCTAGACCGCCACAGGACAGCCGATGGCCTCCTGCTACACTCGGACAGGTCAGTGGATCCTGTGTGAtcgcctctgttgtctttttctcTTATGGACGAAAGGTAAACATCTCCACACAGCTCCGACGTGTTGATAAGTCCACAGATGGCGCAGAGGTCGACACTCCGTCGAGTACATACTTGAAGGAGGTATGATCGAAGTTCCTGTCATGATGGAATGGGTAATGAATGCAGAGTGAATGTCTCCAAAAGAGCGGGAAGAAATAGGAGTTCATAGAAGATGATGGTAGTAATGAAGACATGATTTCTGAGGGTTTGGGTAGAAAGGCAACTATTTTCTAAGACCCAAAATTGCAGTTCGTTCTCAACTGAGGTATAAGTTGAGTGTTCAGGACTTGATTTGAAGGCTCGTGGAGCAGTATATTATTTACTCAGGCCTCCGTAGCAATATGAATCTCGGTCGATGTTAAGAACCAGTTTACGTAAACGTGTTGTGACGTAGTATACTCTCCCCCTCACAACTTACTCTAGGCATTCTCAGATGATCTGTCAGCCACGGCGTCGATCGTCAAAAGCCTTTTAAGATACGTCTGTCTACAGTCTGCGTACCAAGAGCCGCCAGACGGAGTCGTACACGGACGAGCGAACACACAACGCCCAGAACTCCGTCACCAGGGGACTGGACCAACGCCTCTCGTCGACTCTAGAGCTTCGATCTCACCTCCAGCAGGCGATCAGCAACACCGTCGACGAACTGGCACTGCAGGACACCATGAAGACTCGTCTGCAGGTTAGTGAGGATAGTGTTACTAGGGTTTTCAATAGGTGTGGGCTTCCTTGGTCGATAGTCTCTTGTTAATCATAGTGATACATGATCTTACATGAAGCCTCTCATGTTCGTAAGGGGTCAATATTGACTTCGTCTTCTATGCACTTTTAGTTGCAGTGGTACACTTACActtgcctgacctttgaccttacctcgTCTCTTACCCTGACCCTCCCTGACCTAAAGGATTgtctcaggtcacactgacactCTGGAACTGGCCTAATAAGCCCCCCTTAATTTCCTGACTACGACCCACATCATTCATGATTTAAATGCTTGATATCTGGCATTTAAATGACCTTAACACTTCACGCAAGGCCTTTATGAATAATCCAACAGCACAATTAACTTTCCTCGTTTCTCCTACTATCCCAGATGGCATTATCATGTTAAACGATCGTTTGCATTGCCATTGTCCTCGTTATCTGGCAACACTTCAGGTGGGGCAGTTATTGCTTGAGATGAATAAGTAAGTCCTTATCTCAACATCGTTGATAATGCATGACAACATTTCGCACACTTACCAAAACAGTAGTCTGAAATAGAAAATAACTAAAACTAAATGTGGCACCACCAGTGTTCCAGTTGTTATGGTGAATTAGCCTGATTTCAGGCACTGTCTTTGGTCATTCATTTCACATCATTGAAACTCTAAGCACAACCACAGATAGCATAGCTGCCTTAACATGAACTTTAGCACAGCCCCAGATGGTACAATTTACCTTGCATGACTTTTATCATAGCCTCGGGTAGTGCAAGCATGCTTCCTTGACCTCAAACATAGCCCATGGTAGAGTTGTTACCttgtctgacctctgacctctgtccCAGGTGGCACTGTTCGCCCTGGAGCTGCCAGAGAGGAATAATGAGGAATGTATACACATCAGGAGGTTCCGGCTAGGAgtggatcgaacccgtgaccccgtCACCTTCGCCCTAGACAAGGTCAGTACCTGTATGACCTCGTGAAACAAGGTCAGTGCCAGTATGACCACAGAGGACAAGGTTTGTTCTTGTAACACTTTCTAACGAAGGTGAAGTGTGGCCATCAGCACACATCACTTGTTCAAGAGAGAACATAGAACGAGCAGGTCAGTGAAGAACCAGCAGGTCACTGAATAAAGTTGTTCTCTTGGGACGACTTCCACTGATCGAATCCCTTTCATGTTTCCTCGTCACTGGTAGAAACTCACATCGTCTTTACTCTTACAGTCACCAGCCTCCTTTGGTCGGAATGTGGTCAATGATCCCTTAAAAATACTTAAAATTACCTTAAGTCATAGTATCAGACGTTAATGATTTTAGGGTTGCATACTATGTATCACTAGGTATATCTTTCTTTAACCTTTTGGTAAATCCTGATCATAAGCGAGCTAAGTGGTACGTGGGTGTGTGAATTCATTAATCttaagctgttttttttttttaagtctaagGAAACATTGAGGTCAACAACTATGCCTGGAAATAGGGGACGGACGCCCTTACGTTTCTGACCTGTAGATTCGAGCTTTTTGTAGGTGAAGAACCTTCACATATCTTTGTCTTGGCCTTACTAACTCCTGTAGAGGGAATGTTACCCTCCTTTCTGTTGGGTTTCTCCCGGACAGGAGTCAGAGGTCTTGAGGACAGGGAGGAACCTCCTGACGCAGACGCTGAGGGAGACGGAGGCGCAGATCGCTCGGCTGCTGGAAGTGAAGAGGCTTCTGGAACACGACTGGTCCGACAAGCAGGAAGCCTTCCAGCTGGACCACTCGGCTGCCAAGCTGGTGAACGAGACGGTCAAGGCTCAGTTTAAGGTACAGGCAGAAGGTGGACAAGGTCAATGTGAGGATTTGAAACGCTAAAGGCTGGAACAAAGGCGTTCGAGGCTGGTGTAAAGATGTTAGAAACTGTAGTAAAGGCGTTAGAAACTGAAGTAAAGGTGTTGGAGACTGTATTATAAGTGTTAGAGACTGTCTCAATGTTGTTAGAGACAGTAGAAAAAAGCGTTAGAAGCTGTAGTAAAGGTGTTAGATGCTTAAAGTTGTTGCTGGTCTATAGAGTTGAGGTGGTATTATGAGCTCTTGATTAAAAGGAATTAAAGACTAAGACAGAGGGGTTGACTGAGGTAAAGAAGACAAAGGTGTTAAAGATTACGAAAGTGGAATGCTTCAAGGGAAGTAATAGGTGGGTTTTCCTGATGATGATAAGGGTTCAGATTCTATGATCTCACGATTATCGTATCTCAGGGGAATATCAAGGATATTTTTCATTGTGGCTACAGCATCTAGATGACGTTGATGATGAGTATGACATAAATACAAGTCTCAGGTCGAGGCAAACGTGAGATGCAGCGTTATAACATAACACTCCTCATGTcgtcctctctttctttccccccgCCCCGCCGTGCTCCTTCCCGTCCCGCCCCGCAGCCGGTGTCTGCCGCCCTACACGAAGGGGTGTCTGCCCCCGACACCTGGAGCCGGAGGAGCTATGACCATCTGGAggtgtgcaggagggaggtgacCTCTGGCACTCAGCTGAGGGGCGCCGCAGACCAGGTAAGTGGCAGCTTctctcgtgagggacacagtctagataaataatgaataaaacacgGGTAGATTGAATTCTGGCAGGCATTTGACTGATAATATACAGTTGGGAAGTTACAGAACTGGGTTTTCATGATGGTaactagttaattaatcacaaaaaGAGCTcaagatgtgtgtatatatgtgagtagacAATGGAGGGGAATGGGTCGATGTATAGACAGATGATATCAGGAAGTAAAGCGATAGATTATACAAATGGAATGATTTGTGATAAGGTGGAGTGGAAATGTTTGCTGTGTTGCGATGGAAATGTGAATGGTAGGTTCTTTTTCCACGTAACGAATCAGTTCGAAGTAAGACTAAAGGTCTTACATTCACGTAGTAGAATCTTACCTCACTTTTCCACACTAGACACGATGGTGTCAGGATGTGTATGAGTGAACTGGGATACTGTATATATCTGATTGGACCTTggggagatggaaaaatggagttaGGGGATGACAGAATTCGTTATACGCCCGGTAGTGGAGTGCTACACTGATTAGATTCATGAGTATTGTCAGTTTCATATGGATTTCATGAACCTAAGTTGCCTACGAGGATTTCCATGACCTCCAGACTTTAACACGAGTGCAGTATGAACGAGGTGTCTGCCCTGGGCAGCGCCAGAGAGTGGGATGAACATCAGGTTCGTAATGACGTGTGTTCGCCCTCGCTTCTCAGGCCCTTCGGGAGGTGGCTAGGGACGCCCAGGCCTCAGGGGAGGCGTCCGACGTAGCCCTCAACACCCGCATCGTCGAACTGGAGGACGCCAAGGCCAGCTTGATCGAGAAGGACGGAACGGTGAGGAAGTGCTGCCACCTGCCTGAGAGAGCAGCAACTATTGTCTTTGGTCTCGTTTCGTGGGTCATATTGCACTGGTGACGAAGACCATTCGAAGTCAGGCTAGCGAGTCTCCATCTCTTGAAATAACTTATCACCATTTCTGGTTCTCTATCTTTAAGTCTATATCATGAAGGTATTTGctgtattgtatatattttcccccctaattccaccttctcctcctcctcctcctcctcctcctcctcagctacgGAAGGAGatcgctaatgaggaggtgagcATCGCGTCCCTGAGGCAGGCGCTGCAGGACAAGGAGTCGCCCCTGCAGGTGGCCCAGAGCCGACACTGGACGCGCTCCTTCAGGCCCGGGGCTGACCGCTGCCTCGACCATCCCCACTACAGGTAACAGCAGATCTACAgacgggatggggagggggtcatCTCTTCTTACCAGCTGGAGTGGGGGTTCATTTCTTCTCACCAGCTGGAGTGGGGGTTCATTTCTTCTCACCAGCTGGAGTGGGGGTTCATTTCTTCTCACCAGCTGGAGTGGGGGTTCATTTCTTCTCACCAGCTGGAGTGGGGGTTCACCCCTTCTCACCAGCTGGAGTCGGGGTTCACTCCTCACCAGCTGGAGTGGGGTTTCATCCCCTCTCACCAGCTGGAGTGGGGGTTCATCCCTTCTCACCAGCTGGAGTGGGGGTTCATCCCCTCTCACCAGCTGGAGTGGGGGTTCATCCCCTCTCACCAGCTGGAGTGGGGGTTCATCCCCTCTCACCAGCTGAAACAGAGTTTCATTCCTTATTACCAATAAGTAGGGAGCTCATCTCTTATTACCAATACGTGTATGTCCCTTATTACCAGTAGGGTGAAGAGGTACATCCTTTATTACTAGGAGAAGAGGGTTGCAACCCTTACCATCAGCAGATAAGGACTGGAACCCTTATCACCAGTAGGTAAGGACTGGAACCCTTATCACCAGTAGGTAAGGACTGGAACCCTTATCATCAGTAGGTAAGGACTGGAACCCTTATCACCAGTAGGTAAGGACTGGAACCCTTATCACCAGTAGGTAAGGACTGGAACCCTTATCACCAGGAGGTAAGGACTTGGAACCCTTATCACCAGTAGGTAAGGACTGGAACCTTATATTTTTTAATAGGTGTGGGTTACAACCCGAATTTCCTGAATTAAGGGGTTCCATACAGTGGCCAAATCCCATTAAGTACCACCTTCTGTGTGCCATACAGGTTGAAGGACGAGTTGGATGAGCTGCCCCAGAGCATTGAGGCACTACGGGAGCGTCTGAGGGCCAGCGAAGACACCCTGGAGGACCTCCACCGCCTTCACGAAGACTTCGCCAAGGACATCCTCAACAGGGAGCACACCTTAAGCCTAGAGCGACGTTGCGTCACCGTCAGGAGCGTCCAGCAGACGCAGGAGAAGCTACAGGGACTGTGACGGTGTGGCTCCTGGGACTGGCCTGGATGCTGGGACTATGATTATGACGGGTGCTAGGACTGTGGCCACGACTGTGCTGGGTGCTAGGACCGTGGTTTCTTGCACCAAACATAAGAAGTATGTTTGTGGGCACGGAAACAATAATCTCTTTATTCgtagaaatatgaaaaaagcaTAAAAGAATAAAGGCAACAGCAAAATTTTTAAATTGAATAGTTTATGTTAAAATAAAAAATCAAGGTTTTCTATGAAGTGTTTAACATTCGTTTTCTTTGTACGTTGATCATTTTGATATTTAAGTAGAAATATACGAAATTTTGATCTAAATTCTTTTAATGTACCCATGAAATGTTTTGTATTCTTAGACAGCAGAACACCATTGTTCATTCTCcattaaaagataaataaaacacCTAAACGATTACCTGGGGGCATCTGGAGGGCAGAGATTCCAGCACTTTTTAATGAGCATGTAGACTAAAATCTCAGCAACATGAGGCATATAAGTAATATGAAATAAATGAAGGGGTcgactgatagatagatggatcaaTGCAAAGAAGGATTTGGTAGAAGgatggatagatatatggatGGATTCATGATTAGATGGGTGGATGGGCCGATAGGGGCATGGATCAATggatttatgataatgatttttgTTAGACATGcgggtaaatagatagatgaagtgTCTGCATGAGTTCCAGCTGGCTATTGATTCTAATGGACACTGTGTGGAGACCTATTGACCGTCATGATGGCaacatttttcctcttttgttttcattCCCTTCATATGAGAATGGCTATGTTTACTGTACCTTTTTTTCTTGGGCTATGCCGTTTGCTATATAAACTCTCTGGCACTGCACATAGTGGCAAAGAAAAGGACGAATGATGAGATTGAGATATTCTTCACGAACCTAAGCTACTATAATCAAAACTCAAACGTTCATGGAAGAaaagccaatctctctctctctctctctctctctctctctctctctctctctctctctctctctctctctctctctgaatcctaAAAATATCTTGGACTGTAAAGGACAGGTCTCTTTGGAAGAACCACACTTCAAACCTCAGATCTATGTAGCTGGATTTGGGCATATGTCTTTAAGCAGGGCCTAAAGTCTTTTAGGAAGGGCTAAGGTTTAAGCCTGGATATTTAGGGTTTGAAGTCTTTTTATCTGTCAGATTATTAATCCAAAGTCTTTTGGTTGATCCGGATTCAAGGTCACTGAACTACAAACATGACAGGATAGAAATCTCCAGAAAAACTTTAGCACGGCTGAAGCTTAAAACCCCGAGTCTTTAAGGACAGTAAGCTTTCAAGCTTGAAGATCATAAACAGAGACAGGTTCTTTTTGAATAATCAAGCCTCATGTCTTCAGACAGAACTCCACGTTCGAGAAAGGAGGTATAAATGAGAGATATTTGCAAGTGTTACTCCCTCagagaaatacattttctttgatgCTTTGGCCAATATGGCCGAAGTGTAAGCGTTCATTGTAACacgtt is from Panulirus ornatus isolate Po-2019 chromosome 57, ASM3632096v1, whole genome shotgun sequence and encodes:
- the LOC139766074 gene encoding tektin-4-like; its protein translation is MEEGRATAAKAMSEKDAVLQDQRAPPEEVAAPRQVVTFTGLVPHTYHDDVKPGSHPYSAVDVTGQREGLVRAVSPLQTVEEARAGEFTPLRWRDHHLDRHRTADGLLLHSDSLRTKSRQTESYTDERTHNAQNSVTRGLDQRLSSTLELRSHLQQAISNTVDELALQDTMKTRLQVALFALELPERNNEECIHIRRFRLGVDRTRDPVTFALDKESEVLRTGRNLLTQTLRETEAQIARLLEVKRLLEHDWSDKQEAFQLDHSAAKLVNETVKAQFKPVSAALHEGVSAPDTWSRRSYDHLEVCRREVTSGTQLRGAADQALREVARDAQASGEASDVALNTRIVELEDAKASLIEKDGTLRKEIANEEVSIASLRQALQDKESPLQVAQSRHWTRSFRPGADRCLDHPHYRLKDELDELPQSIEALRERLRASEDTLEDLHRLHEDFAKDILNREHTLSLERRCVTVRSVQQTQEKLQGL